GCGGGGCCGGGTTCGGGGGGCTGGTCGCGGGGCGATGGCTGGCCGACCACATCGGCCGGCGCCCGACGGCCGGGATCGGGCTGGTGCTGATCGCCCTGGCTGCCACGCTCACCTACAGCGGGTCCACGCCGGCGCTGCTCCTGGGCTACGTGGCCGGGGTGACGACGGGATCGATCTTCGCCCCGGCGGCGGGGGCGCTGTCGAACGAGCTGTTCCCGACGGCGGTGCGGGCGTCGGTGGGCGGCTGGACGGTGGCCGCGGGCGTGCTCGGCGCCACCGCCGGTCTGCTGCTGTTCGGGGCGGTGGCCGACGTCGGCAACCGCTTCAGCGTGGCGGCGCTGGCCACCTTCCTGCCGGTGATCCCCGCCGCCCTGCTGTTCCGGCTGGTGCCCGAGACGCGCGGCCGGGAGCCCGAGGAGCTGTGGGAGTGAGGTTCGGTGCCGAGGTCGCGCTGGTCGTGGTCGACGTGCAGAACGACTTCGCCGATCCCCGGGGCTCGCTGTACGTCGCCGGCGGCGAGGAGGTGGCGGCGGCGGTCGGCGCCGACGTGCGCGCCGCGGGCGCAGCCGGAGCGCCCGTCGTGTACACCCAGGACTGGCACCCGCCCGACACGCCCCACTTCGCCAAGGACGGGGGCACCTGGCCGGTGCACTGCGTCGCGGGAACGTGGGGGGCCGAGCTGGTGCGCGACCTGGAGGTCGCGGGCCCGGTCGTGCGGAAGGGCACCGGCGGCGAGGATGGCTATTCGGGCTTCACCGTGCGCGACCCGCTCTCGGGCGCGGCGGGCGCGACCGGTCTGGAGTCGCTGCTGCGTGACCGGGGAGTGCAGCGCCTGGTCGTGGCCGGCCTCGCCACCGACTACTGCGTCATGGAGACCGTGCTCGACGGTCTCCGCCTCGGCTTCGGCGTCACCGTGCTCACCGGCCTGGTCCGCGCCGTGGACCTGGAGGCGGGCGCCGGCGATCGCGCCCTGGCGGCGATGGAGGACGCCGGCGCTCGGCTCGAGCCCTGAGGGCCTCTCGGCTCGAGCGCTGAGTTTCTCTCAGCCCGAGCGCTGAATCGCCCCCACCACGGCGTCCACGCATCCCTCGGCCAGGGCCTGCATCTCGGCGTCGGTGCGATCCTGGATCGGGTGCGCCACCAGCACGGCGGCGGGGTGGAACCCGAGAGCGCGGCCCTGCGCCTCCGCCGCGTCCCCGAACTCGGACGAGGCGATCATCACGCCCGGCACGCCGCGGGACTCGAGATCGGTGATGTCGTGCACACTGCACGACGTGCAGCTGCCTCAGTCGGCGAGGGCCTCGATCACCGCCTCGCACTGGGTGGCGATCTCCTGGCGCAGGTCGACCGGAGCCGGCTTGGTGAACGTGGGCTTGCGGTAGCGCGCCACGATCGCGCCCCGGCTGGTCAGCAGCTCCTCGAGCCGGTCGAGGAACACGTCGCCGCGCGGC
The genomic region above belongs to Acidimicrobiales bacterium and contains:
- a CDS encoding isochorismatase family protein, which gives rise to MRFGAEVALVVVDVQNDFADPRGSLYVAGGEEVAAAVGADVRAAGAAGAPVVYTQDWHPPDTPHFAKDGGTWPVHCVAGTWGAELVRDLEVAGPVVRKGTGGEDGYSGFTVRDPLSGAAGATGLESLLRDRGVQRLVVAGLATDYCVMETVLDGLRLGFGVTVLTGLVRAVDLEAGAGDRALAAMEDAGARLEP
- a CDS encoding UGSC family (seleno)protein, with the translated sequence MKIVLDPTSELTPAERPASPRLQSLEGRRVGLLDISKPRGDVFLDRLEELLTSRGAIVARYRKPTFTKPAPVDLRQEIATQCEAVIEALADUGSCTSCSVHDITDLESRGVPGVMIASSEFGDAAEAQGRALGFHPAAVLVAHPIQDRTDAEMQALAEGCVDAVVGAIQRSG